One part of the Rutidosis leptorrhynchoides isolate AG116_Rl617_1_P2 chromosome 1, CSIRO_AGI_Rlap_v1, whole genome shotgun sequence genome encodes these proteins:
- the LOC139863770 gene encoding uncharacterized protein — MCNSTKLLLKCSDNELIDAKPFVRESRVLPRFYEDGREHRVEGNSDIIKKAAEFCLTRAQIQDDTTKDEITIQKELDDYSLQFRRSCNRSQVIPLIIAAFSLMIESLIDVMLKDVDDVFTGMTDDEVYDILPVNLRNYDEFQYQMMVEYLRAAKWDFKTARKA, encoded by the exons ATGTGTAATTCTACGAAGCTTCTACTTAAATGTTCGGACAACGAGTTAATTGACGCCAAGCCCTTTGTGAGGGAGTCTAGAGTTCTCCCACGCTTTTACGAAGATGGACGCGAGCATCGCGTCGAAGGCAATAGCGACATCATTAAAAAGGCTGCTGAGTTTTGTTTGACACGTGCGCAGATCCAGGATGATACAACAAAGGATGAAATCACCATCCAAAAGGAGTTGGATGATTACTCTTTACAATTTCGCCGAAGCTGTAATAGGAGCCAAGTTATTCCTCTTATTATT GCTGCTTTCAGTTTGATGATAGAAAGCCTCATAGACGTGATGCTAAAAGACGTTGACGACGTGTTCACCGGCATGACCGATGATGAGGTTTACGATATCTTACCTGTGAATTTGAGAAACTATGATGAATTTCAATATCAAATGATGGTAGAGTATCTCCGTGCGGCAAAGTGGGATTTTAAAACAGCAAGGAAAGCATGA